The genomic stretch tttttatcatgttttttattaatatatcttCTCTACTAAATACGCACTGATAATATTGGAATAAGTTGAAAAAAAGATTTGTTTATTAAACTTCATTACCTACTAATAGTAATCTCTTTTCCGtcattatttattactattagatttttttttctcactcTTATCAACGTTTTGTatctacattccactaattcattcgaATTCACGGTTAATATGGAGTACAAAAGTATGATTGATATCCACTAatattttcaattcactttttattatattttttaaaattcttggAATCAAATAGTTTCAATTAAAGGAGAACTAGGAGAGGATCTCCTACTTCACTCTTCCTACTCCACCTACtcgtaataaaataaaataatattataatcatAACCAATTttaataagtattattttattttattttattttattgtattgTGGAGTAGGAGATCCGCCCCGCTAGCACTAAAATAAGTTAAAAAAGAGTGGGTGATACCAAAAAGTGGTACTAATATCTCACTCGCACACGTAAATGGCATGTGTACAAGATGAAAAACACAGTATACATGCCAAAATAGCACATACTCCATAAAGCCATCCACTACGCTTTCTCTATatcgtcccttaaactactatttgagggccccactgtacttttttactccatcccttaactaagggacggaacctgcatcgctccgtcccttaaattactattcattcagtttcattttttatttttttctccaacaaatttaattaataaaaaccacacttcattaaaaataaaataacattacaacttaaaattcaaaaaaatagaaaaagacataattaaaatcctaaaaaaataaaaatgacataatttaaaatacaattttatagagacaatcaagaatgagtttgtctcacatcgagagtgaaacataaaacattcaaggatgtctctataaaatagagtcaaccaagaatgagtatgtcccacatcgaaagtggaaaataaaacattcaaggatgtctctataaaacagagacaaccaagaatgagtttgtcccacatcgaaagtggaacataaaatattcaaggatgtctctataaaagagagacaaccaagaatgagtttgtcccacatcgaaagtggaacataaaacatttaaggatgtctttataaaagagagacagccaagaatgagtttcataaattcgcaagcccatcaaatatatatgggctaatacgaatttattgtattcatcagcgtgacgacgcccactcgcgggtcgacgagtgggcgtcacgcatgccctgggagctcgccacgtcgcctcggcgcgtggcgagacgtcgcgTCCCGCGTCGCGTGGTTGCGGGCTACGGGACGGCATGgagacgggctggggacggaaCGCctcgctgcaacgcgtcccgcggcggtTCCGTCCCTCCGGAACGAAACGCGGGACGGTCGcaggacgcgtagtggatgctctaagcttGATTGCACACTCTGCTCTGCTTCACGTAAACGTAGGCAATCAATTTTCCATTCGGCAAACCCATACCTTCCGCACCTGTACAATTACTCTCTTCGGTTTGTATACTCTTTCACTAAATGCATTTCTGCATTTGATTTCTTATATCATTCCTACCAACACTGGCTTCTTCTTCGTGTCACCGTTTGCCTTTATTTGTGGTGAATCGGCGATCACTCAGTGTCCTTGTTAGTTTCTCTTGATTAATTTCTCTGATTTTCTTAGTTTCCTTGAATTATTTCGTTCATAAAGTTTTGGTTCTTCTTGGTTGACAGGTAAGCATGAGCATCTTCTTAGCTACATTTTGCCAGAAAATATAGGAGTATAACATTAGGCAACTGTGATGTATTCTTAAATGTGGATTCGGTTGCTTTTCCCTTCTATTTCAAGTCGGAATTCATACTGTGTTCTGCACGtggatctttttttttttatgaatctGAGGTGTAGGTTTTTCTCATTCACTAATTCGAACTTGctatttacttaattttacaCCAGGTTTGCTCAGTGTTTCTTAAATGGACATTTTGTGTTTCTTCTGTAAATTTATCTCACCAAATACTTAGTTTATAGCACACATCTTGTGTATAGAACAATAGGTGGCTTAACATGGCTTACCTCAACTCTGCAGATCCTTCGCAAGGTTTCTCTCTGCAGTTGGTGATGGGCACAATTAATGACAAATCAGATGATGAATACTCATATGTTGGAGATAAAGGGGATATTGGATTTATAGACTTTGATAATTGTCAATCTGTTTGTAGCTATAACCCTGCTGAGGAGAGTGATATATTCAACATTTCTGTCCCGTTTCATCTAATTGAAGGAAGAAAACCTCAATCAGGAATTGTTGGAGAAACAATGTCTGATTCGGTTACTATAAGAAACACCACCAATGAGTCCTTAGATCTCTGGTCTGTGAAGATTTTTGACTCCAAACCTGAGGATTCGTTTAAGATTTCATTAATGAAACCTCCCACATCTGATTCTGATATGGAATACATCCAAGATTATGTGGAATTAGATTCGTTAGATGAGAGAGTGCTCAGACCAAATCAGGCTCTGACTATTTGGTTATCCTGCAAACCAAAGGAAATAGGCGTGCACTCAGCAGCTATACACTTCAGCGTTGGCGATGAGGTGATCGAACGTCTCCTTTTCCTGCTAGCAGAAGATAAGATCTCCAAGTCTCTGTCTTCTTCAAGACCATACCAAAGGCCTTGGAGAAAGAAACATGATATTTTCAATCCCCATGCACCTGATGCCGCATATGTTGCAGCACGACGCCCTTCTCAGGGTCGAGGTCGCCAGTTCAAATTTCAACTGCCCAAGTATTCTATTCCAGAAGAAATCCGCACCATGTTAAGCAGGGGTGAGATTCCCGACCCAGTCAATGAGGGGCTAACAGTAGAGAACTATGGTGCATTCTTCAAGAATCTATTAGCTATGGAGGAGATAAAGTTGGAGGTCTGAGACAATTCATTAAACGTCCGATTCTTTTCAAACTTACATCTATATGGAGTTATGTCGTTAGCATAACATTATTTCGTTTTGGTTTAGGAAGATATGCAGTCGTATTACATGGAGGGTGTCACCATGAAGAGTAAGAGAGGGGGGCAGATGTTGTCACTTGAGGTCCCGGGATTGGCTGAGaaaaggccttcacttgttacTGGCGACTACATCTTTGCCAAGCTTGCTTTCGATGATGAAACTTCAAGCACTCGATATCAGGCACGCGTCTAAAATGAACATTCCTATCCTACTTTATGAATATCTTTATCCGAGCAGTGTGGTCATTAGGGGCTGGGATAACAATGCTCTTAGATATATATTTACTTCTGTTTTCTCATACTTATCAAGAATAAAGGATTGGACTCTAATTCCATAAACCCTAGATTTAGGATTCATCTATTTAGAAGAGGAAGTAGAGATCTAATAAAATTCAGCCTTGGGGAATGAGAGTTCCAAGAACTGTTCTGAGGTTTCTTTTGCTATTGTATTGTCaatatttcctttttgtttttCAATGAAAAGAGAGTTTTGTTGTCTATCTATATCTTTCAGTTGGTAGACAATATTCTTTAAAAGCTGAATATGTGGTTGCTACTATGCAGGGCTACATTTATCGAGTGGAAGCTGAAAATATACTGTTGAAATTTGATCAACAATTTTACCGTAGTCACAGAGATGGTAACCTCTACAATGTAGAGTTCAACTATAACCGGACAAATATGCGGCGGTTGTATCAAGCTGTTGAAGCTGCTCAATCTTTAGAAAGGAACTTTCTGTTCCCATCTGCAATGTCCAGAGTGACACTGAGGCAATACAAAGCACTCACTCCTATATGTTCCGACCTGAATGAGGAGCAAACTTTGGCTGTTAACACGATCCTTGTCCGTAGAGGGGGCCCTCCTTATGTCATCCACGGCCCCCCTGGTACGGGTAAAACAAAGACTCTTATTGAAGCTATCTTTCAAATTTACCGTGAAGATAGACATGCCCGGATTCTGGCCTGTGCACCTTCAAATAGTGCAGCTGACCATATATTAGACAGGCTGATCAATGAGGAACGAATTCAGATCCGGGAGCATGAAATCTTTCGGCTTAATGCATACACACGTCCTTTTGAGGATGTCAACCCCAATCACATCAGTTTTTGCAGTCACGAGGAATCAATCTTTATGTGTCCTCCGTGCGAACTCCTTGAGCAGTACAGGATCATCATATGTACGTATGCAAGTGCCTCAATTCTATATTCATCAGGCATTCAGAGAGGTCAATTTTCCTACATTTTCTTAGACGAGGCTGGCCAAGCTTCTGAGCCAGAAGCTATGGTTCCTATATCACATCTCTACTCAAGAAATACCGTCTTGGTTCTTGCGGGAGACCCTATGCAGCTGGGACCTGTAGTTTTCTCTACAGAAGCTGAAGTACATGGACTTGGCACTTCATATCTGGAGAGACTTTTTGTGTGTGACCTCTATCGTGGAGGAGATACTAATTTTATGACAAAGTTGGTGAGAAATTATCGGACACACGAGGCAATACTGAAACTGCCCTCAGAAATGTTTTATGCTGGGGAACTGATCCCATGTAAAGATAAAAATTCCCCAACTTCCTGGGAAGGCATGATTCCAGATAAGGAGTTCCCTTTGCTTTTTATAGGCATTCGAGGCTGTGATGAAAGAGAAGGAAGTAATCCATCTTGGTTTAACAGGAttgaagcaagcaagactgtTGAGATGATTAAAGTTTTGATAGAAGAAAAAGGGCTCAAAGAGGAAGAGATTGGGGTTATTGCACCTTACCGGAAGCAGGTAAGCAAAATAAGAGAAGCTCTTGAATGTCTTGGCAATCCGAATGTTAAAGTTGGAAGTGTCGAACAGTTCCAGGGACAAGAGAGGGAAGTCATTATAATATCTACTGTCCGTTCGACTGTTAGACACAACGAGTTTGACAAGGTTCATTATTTGGGATTTCTGAGCAACCCAAGGAGGTTTAATGTTGCTGTTACCCGAGCCAAATCTTTGATCATAATTATTGGGAATCCTCACATAATTTGCAAGGTATGATAGAACTTCTTACATGCCTGACTAAATTTTAAGTTGGTATTAGTATTCCTAATTGTATCTAGTCTGATAATGTTGCATATGCTATTAAAGTTTAGTTGTATAATTATGCTAGGATCCAAACTGGAACAAGCTCTTGTGGTACTGTGTGGAAAATAACTCGTACAAGGGTTGCTTCCTTCCTAAACAAGAGGAAGAGTCCGAACTGGCCGAGGGAGAGTACCAGAGTTTTTACGGTGGAAATAATCAGCCATCTGGGTCAAATTGGGATGATCAAGGAGGAGGATGGCAGCATTCTCAAGGTCAATGGGGCGAGGATGTTGGTTGGACACCATCGGATATTCCTTTGGGCGAAGAAGAAAATAACAATATCCAGCCATCAGATGTTCCTTGGGGCGAAGAAGAAAATAACAATATCCAGCCATCAGATGTTCCTTAGAAAACAACAACGTCTAGCCATCAGATGTTCCTTAGAAAACAACAACGTCTAGCCATCTGATGTTCCTCGGGTTAACGAAACCAATATCCAGTCTTCCAATGTTTCTTCTTGGGGCAACAAAGATTTCACAGAACCGATGTGCCAAGGGAGTAAAGTTCGCTAATGAACAAGATCAACGGTCATCTAACTAGAAAAACCAAAGAACCACTATTTTTTGTGGGTCTCAACATAAAAATCTTTCTGTTTAGTCCTATGGATTAGACTTCAATGATGCACAATGCATTATCACAATTTTTGCTATTAACCATATCATTGATGCATTCTGACATTTCCTCCTGTTAATCAGATGTACATTTCACGCATTGTCACAATTCTTGCCATTAATCAGATGTATCATTCATGTTAAGGACAGGAAAAGATGTCAATTCATATCCTCTATACAAATCAAAGCACCTCAGCTATTTCTGGATGGTTGAGAGATGAACATGCAAAATAAGGAACTTAGCACAACTCAGCGCATCCAGCAGATGTTGTGTATAGCCGACGATTGGTTGCTTGATAAGGCGATCCATCCGCAAGTTGTGCAGTCGAAGGACAATCGCTTGAGTCCTGAGGAGCAGGGCTTTTGGCAGCTGATAGCAGATGTTAGAAACTTAAAAAGGAGATTCAGAGTAATGCTATTTTCATCAATACTGAGCCAACTTAATGAATCATGCTTGAGATCAATTATAGTATGAAGAGTTTGACCATCACATATCAATAAACAAACGATAATCTTATTACAatcaaataatattacaaagtggccaaacaagaaaaacaaataaatatcaGAAATCCAATCACAAGTATGTAAAAGAGTATTTGTCTAACACGAATATCAGATGCAGTATCTTGCAGAGCTCATTTCATTAGTACTTCAAAGCCACATCTGCAAAAACAGCCAAATGCAAAGGCGAAATCCGGTAAGCTGCAGAAGGTGTCACCCCAGCCCTGCTACCCGTGGTGCCCGATGGCGGTTCACCTGCAGCGCCCGGAGCTGGAGTCTCCTCGCCTCGTGGAGACAGTGGCTCCGGTGGAGCTAGCCCTGCacaaatatacatatacataacatcaaaaatccaattttcttgaattttttgTATCAAAATTTGGAGTAATGGAACAAACCTGAAACACTGGGAGAAGGGGCTGCATTAGGTGACAGAGACGGGGCGATGGCTGAGGGTGCTGGAGCTGGAACCGGAGCACCATCAGCTGAAAAGAGTCGAGCCGGGATTATATCAGCAAAAGAAACGAAAAAAAAGTAGGAGTTGTTGGACTTGTATGATGGTGGTGGTCTAACCTTTGCAGTGGAGGGGGACACCGGGCATGTTGCAGGCGCGTGGCAGGGAAATGGCAAGGGTTCGGTTGAGGGGGATGTTGAAGGGGACGCTGCCAGTGACAATTAGGCAGAGGCAGTCCTTGCCACTGCTCTGCTCATGAGGGACTTGAGTGAGTTGCAGCACTCTGGAGGAGGGCTAGTCCCACTGAGGCTGCTGTTAGTCGCAAAGTTCATGCACGGTGTGAACGCCGCGGAGTGGTGATCTGGGCCGAGGCGGGGAACATGAATGCGGTTGCAAGGAGTGCTAGGCCTAAGATCGGGAGACGGGAGATGATGTTTTctggttgttgttgttgttgttgatgtTGTTGAGTTTTGAAAGTGAAGGAGATTATTAATGTGTGGGAAATGGTAGTGAAGATTGGTTGGATGTTTTAGGATGCTGGAGTGAGAGATTGAGATGAGTGACTTTATAGATGGAAGAAAGCAATTAATGGAGGGAAGGATCTTACCTACACTGGGATTTGTGGATCAACTACTTATAACTAATTATTTTGGATATGATTAAGATGCTTATCAAATTAAATTGAGTTTGTTATGTGTTGAGCCATGTTTGCCACTTCCCTTCTACTTTTCTTAAACAACAACTCCAATGTTTTCATcttgatatgatgaatgattGGATGAGCAGTTTATTCAAACATAAAA from Salvia splendens isolate huo1 chromosome 4, SspV2, whole genome shotgun sequence encodes the following:
- the LOC121800505 gene encoding probable RNA helicase SDE3; translated protein: MGTINDKSDDEYSYVGDKGDIGFIDFDNCQSVCSYNPAEESDIFNISVPFHLIEGRKPQSGIVGETMSDSVTIRNTTNESLDLWSVKIFDSKPEDSFKISLMKPPTSDSDMEYIQDYVELDSLDERVLRPNQALTIWLSCKPKEIGVHSAAIHFSVGDEVIERLLFLLAEDKISKSLSSSRPYQRPWRKKHDIFNPHAPDAAYVAARRPSQGRGRQFKFQLPKYSIPEEIRTMLSRGEIPDPVNEGLTVENYGAFFKNLLAMEEIKLEEDMQSYYMEGVTMKSKRGGQMLSLEVPGLAEKRPSLVTGDYIFAKLAFDDETSSTRYQGYIYRVEAENILLKFDQQFYRSHRDGNLYNVEFNYNRTNMRRLYQAVEAAQSLERNFLFPSAMSRVTLRQYKALTPICSDLNEEQTLAVNTILVRRGGPPYVIHGPPGTGKTKTLIEAIFQIYREDRHARILACAPSNSAADHILDRLINEERIQIREHEIFRLNAYTRPFEDVNPNHISFCSHEESIFMCPPCELLEQYRIIICTYASASILYSSGIQRGQFSYIFLDEAGQASEPEAMVPISHLYSRNTVLVLAGDPMQLGPVVFSTEAEVHGLGTSYLERLFVCDLYRGGDTNFMTKLVRNYRTHEAILKLPSEMFYAGELIPCKDKNSPTSWEGMIPDKEFPLLFIGIRGCDEREGSNPSWFNRIEASKTVEMIKVLIEEKGLKEEEIGVIAPYRKQVSKIREALECLGNPNVKVGSVEQFQGQEREVIIISTVRSTVRHNEFDKVHYLGFLSNPRRFNVAVTRAKSLIIIIGNPHIICKDPNWNKLLWYCVENNSYKGCFLPKQEEESELAEGEYQSFYGGNNQPSGSNWDDQGGGWQHSQGQWGEDVGWTPSDIPLGEEENNNIQPSDVPWGEEENNNIQPSDVP
- the LOC121800506 gene encoding non-specific lipid transfer protein GPI-anchored 20-like encodes the protein MPGVPLHCKADGAPVPAPAPSAIAPSLSPNAAPSPSVSGLAPPEPLSPRGEETPAPGAAGEPPSGTTGSRAGVTPSAAYRISPLHLAVFADVALKY